In Halomarina salina, the DNA window TTGTGTAAGAATTGCGGTCGAACATTCAACGACAAGACCGGCACGATCTTCGCCCACTCGAAACTCTCGCTGAAAGAATGGTACTTCACGATCTACGTGTTCTTACGGTTCAACACGAGTATTCAACAGATTGAGGCGGAACTCGATCTTTCGTACAGAACGGTCAGACGGCGCGTCGAGCGCTTCGCGAGAGCGCTCGACGCGCCTTCGATCACGCTGTCTGGACCGGTCGAAATTGACGAAGTGTACGTCTCTGCTGGCCTCAAAGGCCGCGAGCGCGACCAGGAGTCGCGCTCGCGTGGCCTGTCCACGCGTGGCCGAGGATCGTACGACGGCGATAAACCGCCGGTGTTTACGCTGGCCGATCGTGGTTCTGGCGACCGGTACGTCGTGCCAGCGAAATCCGCCGACGAATCGACGATTCGACTCCTGCTTGCTGACCACGACGAGGAGTCGCTGACCGTCTATACGGACGGATTTCGGGCCTACGATCCGCTCGAAGAA includes these proteins:
- a CDS encoding IS1595 family transposase; this encodes MFPIRRFVSESAAADLLQQVRWRDGVECPRCRSDLTVRNGSYRVYQRYLCKNCGRTFNDKTGTIFAHSKLSLKEWYFTIYVFLRFNTSIQQIEAELDLSYRTVRRRVERFARALDAPSITLSGPVEIDEVYVSAGLKGRERDQESRSRGLSTRGRGSYDGDKPPVFTLADRGSGDRYVVPAKSADESTIRLLLADHDEESLTVYTDGFRAYDPLEEDDAFTRKYVVHGDGEYADGDIHVNTCESHASLTRRWLSPHRGVSKDKLTPYLRAFQLRQELYRKPGDEALKHALDAAL